The following are from one region of the bacterium genome:
- the pstC gene encoding phosphate ABC transporter permease subunit PstC: protein MSLSNADLAKKGFWNARYWYEWLIEKLIYIAGGFSIAIIVLIFVFLLRDSLPFFTTYHYSLREILFGTTWSPTADKFGGAPLIAGTLVVTALAIAIALPLGVIAAVYVGAIAPVRVREILKPVIELIAAIPSVVVGFIGLALIGPALFRFSQGHGNILQMSSSMSALAAGIMLAFMALPTIVSVAEDAIRAVPRDYQEGALALGATRLETLVRITLPASLSGIVAAVMLGVGRAIGETMVVLMVAGNSPQIPEGWWGIFQPVRTMTAAIAAEAGETAQGGAHYSALFVIGLFLFLITFGVNFTADRLVRRKGGK from the coding sequence ATGTCCCTCTCAAACGCTGATTTAGCAAAAAAAGGATTCTGGAACGCACGATATTGGTACGAATGGCTAATCGAGAAGCTTATCTATATAGCCGGTGGCTTCTCGATAGCCATTATCGTACTTATATTCGTATTTTTGCTGCGTGATTCGCTTCCTTTCTTCACAACTTACCACTATAGTTTGCGTGAGATACTATTCGGCACTACCTGGTCGCCGACGGCGGATAAATTTGGCGGCGCTCCTCTTATTGCAGGGACTTTGGTTGTGACTGCGTTGGCGATTGCGATTGCTTTGCCGTTGGGAGTGATTGCAGCAGTTTATGTAGGCGCGATAGCCCCTGTGCGTGTTCGTGAGATTTTAAAGCCCGTTATTGAATTAATCGCGGCCATTCCTTCGGTAGTCGTGGGGTTTATCGGCTTAGCGCTTATCGGGCCTGCGCTTTTTCGCTTCTCACAAGGCCACGGGAATATCCTTCAGATGAGTTCCAGTATGTCGGCATTAGCAGCGGGGATTATGCTGGCGTTTATGGCATTACCAACGATTGTTTCGGTTGCTGAGGATGCGATTCGGGCAGTTCCGCGTGACTATCAGGAAGGCGCTTTAGCTTTAGGCGCTACCCGATTGGAAACATTAGTGCGCATTACCTTACCGGCTTCGTTATCAGGAATTGTTGCCGCGGTAATGCTTGGTGTGGGACGCGCGATTGGCGAAACGATGGTGGTGTTGATGGTGGCGGGGAACTCACCACAGATACCTGAAGGTTGGTGGGGTATCTTCCAACCGGTTCGTACAATGACCGCTGCTATTGCCGCCGAAGCGGGAGAAACTGCACAAGGAGGCGCTCACTATTCAGCGCTATTCGTTATTGGCCTATTCCTTTTCCTGATAACTTTTGGGGTCAACTTCACTGCCGATCGTTTAGTTCGGCGGAAGGGGGGGAAGTAA
- a CDS encoding PstS family phosphate ABC transporter substrate-binding protein, giving the protein MSKHWVVWGIAAVLALVSISGCRSTTSTGSAGSSNSLKIEGSNTVQPIAQGWKDAFNKLHTDVNITVGGSGTGTGVKALIDGTADICNASREMKPEEAAQAKSKGFDPFPTQIALDGIAIAVNSKNPVKQLTVEQLRNIYLGKIKDWKDVGGNPGQIVLISRDSSSGTHDFFKDHVLKKQEFAKGTLFQQSTTAEVQELSNNEKAIAYGGLAYFENKPELKVLNIAKDTNSPAITPSIATIQSREYVLSRPLFMYTRGNPTGAAAQFIEFGLSQEGQKLVETAGYVPLKR; this is encoded by the coding sequence ATGAGTAAACACTGGGTTGTATGGGGAATAGCTGCTGTATTGGCGCTAGTCTCTATCTCAGGATGCCGATCGACTACAAGTACCGGTTCGGCAGGAAGTAGTAATTCACTGAAAATCGAAGGATCGAACACTGTTCAGCCGATTGCTCAGGGATGGAAAGACGCCTTTAACAAACTGCATACGGATGTCAACATCACCGTTGGCGGCTCAGGCACGGGCACTGGTGTTAAAGCCTTAATTGACGGAACTGCTGATATTTGTAACGCTTCACGCGAAATGAAGCCAGAAGAAGCTGCCCAAGCGAAATCGAAAGGCTTTGATCCGTTTCCAACTCAAATCGCCTTAGACGGGATTGCAATTGCTGTGAACTCGAAGAATCCTGTCAAACAGCTCACGGTCGAGCAGCTTCGCAATATCTATTTAGGTAAGATCAAGGATTGGAAGGATGTTGGAGGAAACCCCGGCCAAATCGTTCTAATATCCCGTGATTCGTCCTCAGGGACACACGACTTTTTTAAAGATCATGTTCTGAAAAAGCAGGAATTCGCCAAAGGCACTTTGTTCCAGCAGTCCACCACTGCTGAGGTTCAGGAATTGTCGAACAATGAAAAGGCGATCGCTTATGGCGGTCTTGCATATTTCGAGAACAAACCGGAGCTAAAGGTGTTGAACATAGCGAAGGACACCAACAGCCCGGCGATCACTCCAAGCATTGCCACAATCCAATCCAGAGAGTATGTCTTGTCTCGACCTCTGTTTATGTACACTCGTGGTAACCCGACTGGCGCTGCCGCACAATTCATCGAATTCGGACTTTCACAAGAAGGCCAAAAACTTGTAGAGACGGCGGGGTATGTCCCTCTCAAACGCTGA
- a CDS encoding SGNH/GDSL hydrolase family protein — protein sequence MLVIPNNAVVLFQGDSITDVGRNREESTDLGSGYVMMAASWFNATHPKKHVKFLNRGVSGDVATGLRARWQEDCLDLKPTIVSIMIGINDCFLGVENAVYEEAYRSILTDTSEKLNAELILIEPFGVPASINPTPRPDLDIKINIVRKLAREFKATLIPMDGIFAKASTLREPDFWAPDSVHPTSAGHALMARAWLEAVGAL from the coding sequence ATGCTCGTTATTCCCAATAATGCAGTTGTACTGTTTCAGGGCGATAGCATCACTGACGTGGGACGCAACCGTGAGGAATCAACCGATCTCGGCTCAGGATATGTCATGATGGCTGCATCGTGGTTCAATGCCACGCACCCCAAGAAGCATGTTAAGTTTCTTAATAGAGGTGTCAGCGGAGACGTGGCAACCGGTTTAAGAGCCAGATGGCAGGAAGACTGCCTCGACCTCAAACCAACTATTGTATCGATTATGATTGGCATTAATGATTGTTTTTTGGGGGTTGAAAATGCGGTTTATGAAGAAGCTTACCGTTCGATTTTGACCGACACCAGCGAAAAGCTTAATGCTGAATTGATTTTGATTGAACCATTTGGGGTTCCTGCCAGTATCAACCCAACCCCACGGCCGGATCTCGACATCAAAATTAACATTGTTCGAAAACTTGCCCGCGAATTTAAAGCCACATTGATCCCAATGGATGGCATTTTCGCCAAGGCGTCAACCTTACGCGAGCCTGATTTCTGGGCTCCGGATTCTGTGCACCCAACATCTGCCGGTCATGCATTAATGGCCCGCGCCTGGCTCGAAGCCGTCGGCGCACTTTAA
- a CDS encoding VOC family protein, producing the protein MDSNHVKGPGFHHLMMRVTEFDKVVKFYNEIGLKTAYTMGEGEGRGVLLDTGEGNYIEIFAGGTRAPGEDPPEGAVIHFALRVPNTDEAYNKALAAGAISEKEPIDVTLQGNPPVPVRIAFCKGFNGEIIEFFQNETL; encoded by the coding sequence ATGGATAGCAATCATGTAAAGGGACCCGGATTTCATCATCTAATGATGCGCGTTACCGAATTCGATAAAGTCGTTAAATTTTACAACGAAATAGGCTTGAAAACCGCCTACACTATGGGCGAAGGCGAAGGCCGAGGTGTCTTACTCGATACCGGCGAAGGCAATTATATCGAGATTTTCGCAGGTGGAACTCGTGCCCCAGGCGAAGATCCACCCGAAGGCGCCGTCATCCACTTCGCGTTGCGAGTGCCTAACACCGATGAAGCTTATAACAAAGCCCTCGCTGCCGGAGCTATCTCAGAAAAGGAACCCATCGACGTCACCCTACAAGGCAATCCTCCGGTTCCTGTCCGAATTGCCTTCTGCAAAGGCTTCAACGGCGAAATAATCGAGTTCTTCCAGAACGAAACCCTGTAA
- a CDS encoding NIL domain-containing protein, producing the protein MKKIHVNITATKDQSHIPILWRLGHEFDVIVNILKANIDEDFAWVMVELEGPLAEIQRSIAWLQTTGVIVDPIERSVSE; encoded by the coding sequence GTGAAGAAAATTCATGTTAACATTACCGCAACGAAAGATCAGTCTCATATTCCAATTTTGTGGCGATTGGGACACGAATTCGATGTCATCGTTAACATTCTTAAAGCCAATATCGACGAGGATTTCGCATGGGTAATGGTCGAGTTGGAAGGGCCATTGGCGGAAATCCAGCGCTCTATTGCCTGGCTCCAAACAACAGGGGTCATCGTCGATCCTATTGAACGCTCTGTATCCGAATGA
- a CDS encoding acetylxylan esterase: MTAPYAPPDFQTFWERTAWSHTSVSLNIERTHQTLDDTSTHRVDRISFFGGGGKRIHGWFGVPKDEIPLFGGLLCLPVYGWEAQPIDFNSTLPGFATLSLNLHGYPPDYIRDYEYGDGYMARGIESRDSYIFRDITITALRALDVLAEQVEVDNNRLVAGGMSQGGGLVFWLSALTNRLKAVYADMPFYADHREYFRRQVRYPYKEIFDYIQTHPSTEVEIRQTLAYYDTLNFAPHTRCPVQVSYGKKDPKVRPIGVQSIYSALPEPKNLIVYENGHDWDPKMPENNLAWLKKIY, translated from the coding sequence TTGACTGCACCTTACGCGCCTCCTGACTTCCAGACGTTCTGGGAAAGAACCGCTTGGTCTCACACCAGCGTGTCGTTAAATATTGAACGTACCCACCAAACTTTAGACGATACTTCCACCCATCGCGTTGATCGCATATCATTCTTCGGCGGCGGGGGAAAAAGAATTCACGGCTGGTTCGGCGTCCCAAAAGATGAAATTCCTTTGTTCGGCGGGCTATTATGTCTTCCGGTCTATGGATGGGAAGCCCAACCAATCGATTTCAACTCCACGCTTCCCGGCTTTGCAACATTATCTTTGAACCTTCACGGCTACCCGCCCGATTATATACGTGATTATGAATACGGTGACGGCTATATGGCGCGTGGAATTGAGTCTCGAGATTCTTACATCTTCCGTGACATCACCATTACTGCTCTTCGCGCGCTCGATGTATTAGCAGAACAGGTTGAGGTCGATAACAATCGCCTGGTGGCAGGAGGAATGAGTCAGGGAGGCGGCCTGGTATTCTGGCTCAGCGCCCTCACCAATCGGCTAAAAGCCGTCTACGCTGACATGCCTTTTTATGCCGACCACCGCGAATATTTCCGCCGTCAAGTTCGTTATCCCTATAAAGAGATTTTCGATTATATCCAAACCCATCCGTCCACTGAAGTCGAAATTCGACAAACCCTAGCCTACTACGACACCCTCAACTTCGCCCCGCACACTCGTTGTCCTGTCCAAGTTAGCTACGGCAAAAAAGACCCCAAAGTCCGCCCTATCGGTGTCCAAAGCATTTACTCAGCCCTCCCCGAACCAAAGAACCTAATCGTCTACGAAAACGGCCACGACTGGGACCCCAAAATGCCCGAAAACAACTTGGCTTGGTTGAAGAAGATATATTAG
- a CDS encoding zf-HC2 domain-containing protein, translated as MRHEKLRLNIKAYLDGELDPRFTRRIEMHLVDCNSCKQELEELQWLSSQVRNVEEPKAAPLLRDQILERLRQEHLQVQMGKIDKAEAPVPIRRSFQPFELIAATAVIALVALVIYPVFRNTISHRSVQPVMIGSPSAIGEAPSLSLPESARKGSLGSSALRKDALASPSTTEIADAEGLFDGGGLNQPTLRTKRNYSIPILRNDDARWINKDEKNALALTPAPPSVGALAPEAGSLETAVPVKVLAEKDQYASGGGAAPSWVDTSNNSSDSKPSDQLNGKLRSQVLANNASTQQSVPKQVDIILEVSNPIEAAASIRALDAQALKTMNTSVSYNNTRQSDTNVQNQNLVNVIVLRVPVFDLNKTLSQITKLGAVVNKNDIVQDRQVTQNYTTQAEQVQAKDSQAVKSGNAPSQALASQVTKNSNQRAAKNKAEVKKGQKIMFVTVRVTLRQSRQK; from the coding sequence ATGAGACATGAGAAGCTAAGACTGAATATTAAAGCCTATCTTGACGGTGAGTTGGACCCCCGATTCACTCGCCGTATAGAAATGCATCTTGTAGACTGCAATTCTTGCAAGCAGGAGTTGGAGGAGCTGCAGTGGCTTTCTTCTCAGGTAAGGAATGTCGAAGAGCCAAAGGCAGCCCCTCTTCTTCGCGACCAGATATTAGAACGACTTCGCCAAGAGCATTTGCAGGTTCAGATGGGCAAGATCGACAAAGCTGAAGCGCCTGTTCCTATACGCAGAAGTTTCCAGCCATTCGAACTCATTGCAGCTACAGCAGTTATCGCTCTAGTCGCGTTGGTCATATATCCAGTTTTCCGAAATACCATAAGCCATCGAAGTGTGCAGCCGGTAATGATTGGCAGCCCGAGTGCGATTGGTGAAGCGCCATCATTGTCTCTGCCAGAGTCTGCGCGAAAAGGCAGTCTCGGTAGTTCGGCTCTGAGAAAGGATGCGCTCGCTTCTCCTTCAACCACCGAAATAGCGGACGCTGAAGGGCTGTTTGATGGTGGTGGTTTGAACCAGCCAACATTAAGGACAAAAAGAAACTATTCAATACCAATCTTGCGCAATGATGACGCAAGGTGGATTAATAAAGATGAAAAAAACGCTTTAGCATTAACTCCTGCTCCACCATCTGTCGGCGCATTAGCACCTGAAGCAGGAAGCTTAGAAACCGCAGTACCTGTTAAAGTTTTAGCGGAAAAAGATCAATACGCGAGCGGAGGTGGGGCGGCTCCTTCTTGGGTTGATACCTCAAACAATTCTTCGGATAGTAAGCCTTCAGATCAGCTTAACGGTAAGTTAAGAAGCCAAGTCTTAGCGAATAATGCGTCGACCCAGCAATCGGTACCTAAACAAGTTGATATTATCTTAGAAGTAAGCAATCCGATCGAGGCGGCTGCTTCGATTAGAGCTTTAGATGCTCAAGCCTTGAAAACGATGAACACGTCTGTTTCCTATAACAACACACGGCAATCCGATACCAATGTTCAGAATCAGAACTTAGTGAACGTAATAGTGCTCAGAGTGCCTGTCTTTGATCTTAATAAAACGCTCTCTCAGATCACCAAACTCGGCGCGGTTGTTAATAAAAACGATATTGTCCAGGACCGGCAGGTTACTCAGAATTATACAACTCAAGCTGAACAAGTTCAAGCTAAAGATAGCCAGGCTGTCAAATCAGGTAATGCTCCTTCTCAAGCTCTTGCTAGTCAAGTAACGAAAAATAGCAATCAGCGGGCTGCCAAGAATAAGGCGGAAGTAAAAAAGGGCCAGAAAATCATGTTTGTGACTGTCCGTGTTACTCTTCGTCAATCTCGCCAGAAGTAG
- a CDS encoding sigma-70 family RNA polymerase sigma factor: MEDEPLVRRILDGDNSGFDALLDMYQERVYRLAYRMVGVSDAEDVTQETFVAIYKSLTSFRGQAKLSTWVYRVTVNTCLTWRRRQRPEEVSLLDDFEVADDRYDVEKQALRLLGQERVEQALDELDEAHRLPVILHELHGLTYREIAETMQIPIGTVKSRLFHAFKLLRRSLKDTVAEATYNET, from the coding sequence ATGGAAGACGAACCTCTGGTTCGGCGGATTCTTGATGGTGACAACTCTGGATTTGATGCGCTTCTGGATATGTATCAGGAGCGTGTCTATCGACTAGCGTACCGAATGGTAGGCGTGTCGGATGCTGAGGATGTAACCCAGGAAACTTTTGTTGCCATCTATAAAAGCCTTACCTCATTTCGAGGGCAGGCTAAGCTGTCGACGTGGGTTTATAGGGTCACCGTCAATACCTGCTTAACTTGGAGGCGGCGGCAGCGACCGGAAGAGGTCAGTCTATTGGATGATTTTGAAGTGGCTGATGACCGATATGATGTTGAAAAGCAAGCGCTGCGTCTACTTGGTCAGGAACGTGTCGAACAAGCCCTTGACGAGTTGGATGAGGCGCACCGATTGCCGGTCATCCTGCATGAGTTGCACGGGCTAACCTATCGCGAGATTGCGGAGACGATGCAAATCCCGATAGGAACCGTGAAGTCGCGGTTGTTCCATGCGTTCAAGTTGTTGCGTCGATCGCTCAAGGATACGGTTGCGGAGGCAACGTATAATGAGACATGA
- a CDS encoding DUF5615 family PIN-like protein encodes MSLRLLVDEDTEAKVLVSTLRKAGLTALPDELVINTATELTRILLTRNCDHFRAFHETNPTHQGILAIYEDRGQKKNMTYAQIVQAIANREASGVLLGGEFIVLNNWNY; translated from the coding sequence TTGAGCCTAAGACTACTTGTTGATGAAGACACCGAGGCCAAGGTACTTGTTTCAACGTTAAGAAAAGCCGGTCTAACCGCACTACCGGACGAGCTAGTTATTAATACTGCTACGGAACTGACCCGAATCCTATTAACCCGTAACTGCGATCATTTTCGGGCTTTCCACGAGACCAACCCAACTCATCAGGGCATTCTTGCAATCTATGAAGATCGGGGACAAAAGAAGAACATGACCTACGCCCAGATCGTCCAAGCCATTGCCAATCGAGAGGCGTCTGGTGTGCTCTTAGGAGGGGAGTTCATAGTACTAAATAACTGGAATTATTAA
- the mutL gene encoding DNA mismatch repair endonuclease MutL: protein MDSIKHVVLLDDNTINRIAAGEVVERPASVVKELVENSLDAGAKRIVVQVELGGRKLIRVVDDGLGMNGQDAILALQRHATSKIAHADDLFDIHTLGFRGEGLPSIASVSHLELVTKSANEVAGHKIVVQGGDIIESSEVGAADGTSLTVHDLFYNTPARLKFMKSPATELSYIVELVAKYAMGYPEVSFRLQQGNQEILVSPGAGDAIGAVSAVWGKDTARSLAPLETEAHGMKVTGFISPPHITRPNRVYQAWYVNRRPVKSRTLISALDEAYRSLTPERRFPVALIHIEMNPSKVDVNVHPSKIEVKFAREGDVFAAVHQAVNEALKKHGMIPDALSNTPRPMPPMWVGPSGQSFHSGNVQAAIGAFGPMAPNPFEDNLLVEQSTNPNVEQLSPAGRAMPFADLLPGLRVLGQYRNTYIICETSKGVVIVDQHVAHERVIYEKLCGIKGATLVDSQRLLTPVTLEVDRRAALMVREKLEELNQIGFELEPFGADTFILRAVPSASAEKNYEELLKDIIDELVDATVARRLPAAREQVWITASCKQAVKAGDSLTIAEMEALIRQLAETENPYLCPHGRPVTITITSDDLDRKFKRI from the coding sequence ATGGACTCGATTAAACATGTCGTCTTGTTGGATGACAACACAATAAACCGAATTGCCGCAGGAGAGGTTGTCGAACGACCGGCTTCTGTGGTGAAGGAACTGGTCGAGAACAGTCTTGATGCAGGCGCTAAACGGATTGTTGTCCAGGTGGAATTGGGTGGTCGTAAACTCATTCGGGTGGTAGACGACGGCCTTGGCATGAATGGTCAGGATGCAATCCTTGCTTTGCAGCGACATGCTACATCAAAAATTGCTCATGCGGATGATCTTTTCGATATTCATACTTTAGGTTTTCGCGGTGAAGGACTGCCCAGTATCGCTTCAGTTTCTCATCTAGAGCTAGTGACTAAATCTGCGAACGAAGTTGCCGGACATAAAATCGTGGTTCAGGGTGGGGATATTATCGAGTCGTCAGAAGTTGGGGCGGCTGATGGGACGAGTCTTACTGTTCATGACCTCTTTTATAACACTCCGGCTCGATTAAAGTTCATGAAATCGCCTGCGACCGAGTTGTCCTATATTGTTGAATTGGTTGCCAAGTATGCGATGGGTTATCCCGAGGTTTCATTCAGGCTTCAGCAGGGCAATCAGGAGATATTGGTCAGTCCTGGGGCGGGGGATGCGATTGGGGCAGTGTCGGCTGTTTGGGGCAAAGATACGGCGCGCTCGTTGGCTCCACTGGAGACCGAAGCGCATGGAATGAAGGTGACCGGTTTTATTTCGCCTCCGCACATCACTCGACCGAACCGAGTTTATCAGGCATGGTATGTTAATCGCCGCCCTGTCAAATCCCGCACCCTTATTTCTGCACTGGATGAAGCCTATCGTTCGCTCACACCAGAAAGACGATTTCCGGTGGCGCTTATTCATATTGAGATGAACCCCTCTAAGGTGGATGTGAATGTCCACCCCTCCAAAATCGAGGTCAAATTTGCGCGTGAGGGGGATGTGTTTGCCGCTGTGCATCAAGCCGTTAATGAGGCGCTAAAAAAGCATGGCATGATCCCCGATGCGCTATCAAATACACCGCGGCCGATGCCTCCAATGTGGGTTGGACCATCCGGTCAGAGTTTCCACTCGGGCAATGTGCAAGCGGCTATTGGAGCGTTTGGACCTATGGCTCCCAATCCGTTTGAAGACAACTTATTGGTAGAACAATCGACTAATCCGAACGTCGAGCAATTATCACCGGCAGGTCGGGCGATGCCTTTTGCGGACTTGTTGCCGGGATTGCGAGTTCTCGGCCAATATCGCAATACCTATATTATTTGTGAGACTAGTAAAGGCGTTGTAATTGTCGATCAGCATGTGGCGCATGAGCGGGTGATTTACGAGAAATTGTGCGGAATCAAAGGTGCGACACTGGTTGATTCTCAGCGATTGCTTACCCCTGTAACCCTTGAGGTGGATCGCAGGGCTGCTTTGATGGTTCGGGAGAAGTTAGAAGAATTAAATCAGATTGGCTTCGAATTGGAGCCATTTGGGGCTGACACTTTTATCCTGCGCGCAGTCCCATCGGCAAGCGCCGAGAAGAATTATGAGGAACTGCTGAAAGATATTATCGATGAATTGGTGGATGCGACAGTGGCGCGAAGGCTTCCGGCGGCAAGAGAGCAGGTTTGGATTACAGCTTCATGTAAGCAAGCAGTGAAAGCAGGAGATTCGCTCACTATCGCCGAAATGGAAGCCCTGATTAGACAACTTGCCGAGACTGAAAACCCCTATCTCTGCCCTCATGGCCGTCCGGTCACGATTACAATTACGAGTGATGATTTAGACAGGAAGTTTAAGCGAATATAG
- a CDS encoding DUF1844 domain-containing protein — protein sequence MDESEKMAAPQGASDSKEENIESQEEAPIMPSFNAYDILNSSIAMFSSYAWRAMGLMPDPHTKKVEQDLEQARIAVDCAALLVEKLETRLQENEKRELRSLIQDLRINFVKQLENSKEGGS from the coding sequence GTGGACGAGTCCGAAAAAATGGCCGCACCGCAGGGAGCTTCTGATTCTAAAGAAGAGAATATTGAATCGCAAGAAGAAGCCCCGATTATGCCTTCATTTAATGCGTATGACATTCTGAACAGTTCCATTGCTATGTTCTCCTCCTATGCGTGGCGGGCTATGGGACTCATGCCCGACCCGCATACGAAAAAAGTTGAGCAGGATTTAGAGCAGGCGCGCATTGCAGTGGATTGCGCAGCATTGCTTGTAGAGAAACTTGAAACCCGATTGCAAGAGAATGAGAAGCGTGAGCTTCGAAGCCTGATTCAGGACCTTAGAATTAATTTCGTTAAGCAACTGGAGAACTCCAAGGAAGGGGGCTCGTAA
- a CDS encoding DUF5679 domain-containing protein, whose protein sequence is MEGYCLKCRTKREITNPTTTTLKNGKAAVTGTCPTCGKRIFKIGVK, encoded by the coding sequence ATGGAAGGATACTGCCTAAAATGTCGCACTAAGCGTGAGATCACCAATCCGACCACGACGACTTTGAAAAATGGCAAGGCCGCTGTGACCGGTACCTGCCCCACATGTGGCAAGCGAATTTTCAAAATCGGCGTTAAATAG